In Scatophagus argus isolate fScaArg1 chromosome 3, fScaArg1.pri, whole genome shotgun sequence, the genomic stretch GTTTAGTTATGCCTCACTTGGGGTTGTCACGGCAACCCACTGATTCATTCGCTTGTGGCGCTGAATTAGAAAGCAAACCTGCTGACTCGTTTAGTAGATGTTCTGTTGAAGAGAATGTGCCCTCATCAATAGTTTACTAAATAGATCATTTATTTGCTGATTCTTAGACGTGAGGACCAGGCAGTCATTTTATTGGCTTTGATTGTTCTCACTGTGAGAACGCGAGGATCCGTTTAGTTTCACACCAAATACATCACATTTATACACAAGAGGCTTTTCCTGCCCAGTACggagtttgttttttgatattAGCAGTTTGGGTTAACCGGCACATAGAAAAGTGCTGGagcactggaggaggaggaggaggaatgttTCAGGAGCAGAGCATCATGGGATGAGCcacagtttatgtgtgtgtgtgtgtgcctctgatTGAAAAACGTATTAGGAGGATTATCAGCCGTGAGAGTCTCCATCTTTCAGCTGTCAGGGCTTCTTTCTCTGACCAACAACGACAACATGACACAAGAAGCTCCGTTTGGTTCGCTCAAATGTCCTGCATCTTAATAATCACTTAATTCATCTTTGAGGAGTGGCgatcgctctgtgtgtgtgtgtgtgtgtgtgtgtgcgtgtgcgtgtgtgcgcgtgtcaCTGCTcattctgctgtgtgtctgtgatggtgGACACGGCTCCTTGTCCCTTGCTGACATCACTGATACACGCCCACTGACCGTCCATCGACTCCTTCCACAGCGtcacctgcagaggaaacacacacacacacacagagaggtgtGTAAAGTTATTTTCTGCATGACATGTGAGAAACATTTTGGATTCTTTGATCTACTTGGAGAACTACGCCAGGAAAACAAACTCCACCTTGTTGTCTCCTCCAGAAACAGCGAGTATGTTCCCAGTGATGGACCAGCTGACGTGCCAAACGACATCGTTGAACTTGTGGAGCAGTTTTGCCGTCCAGGTGTTTCCTGCGGGATCGTCACACGTCCAGATGAACACACGTCCGTCCTGCGAGAAGGCGTGGAGGAAAACGGTGACCAAAAGCTCCAAACTGTGTCCCCCAGCAGGCTGGCGGGACGTAACCAGACAGACTCATTACACTGATGCACGTTCAGCTTTTGCCTCCAGTCGTGTAACAGATTACTTAAAAAGTGACTGAACTGGATGCGATCTCTGGCTCCACCTGGTGGTCAGGATTCATACAAGCACATCTGCCAGAGCAACTGAAGCGTGATTCGGTGTTTTCTAAATGAACTGGTGGTTAAAAACGAGAGGGTGACATTTTCTGCCCGTCAGTTGGATTTTCTCACCTGGGAGCAGCTGGCGATGGTGCTGGTGGGAAGACCAATAGAAGGAGCCCAACCGACGTCTCTCACCCAATCGCTGTGAGCCTCCAGCTTCTGATCCTCCTTCCACTGACCGTCTTCCTCTCTGGAGGCAGGAAGAGACGATCAGAGACAGTTAAACCATAAACTGTAGCTCCATGAGCGCTGCAGCGATGTTTCATTCCTGATGGACAGACCGAAACAAAACCCACGCAGCAGAACCAGggaggttgtttgttttttactccgCATTCAACCTCCCTGTCTCAGCCCGGCGCCTACATTACCCACGATGCCACATTGTTGACCACAGACAAAATGCTACAACCTATTTCACATATGGAGCAGCAGACCTGCAAACAGACTCTGATGCGTCTGCTTGAATGACAAACTCAAAGTCATGTGatatttttctccatctctcacagaatgtttttttaaacaacgACTCACTTCCAGAGTTTGACGAGGTTGTCGCAGCCTCCGGAGACGAAGCGTTTGACGTAGTTCGGTTTCTGTCCTGATGGCTGATCGATCAGGCTGCCCGGAACGACAGCCGGAGCCCAACTCACTGCGTTACAGCCGATCTGCAGGAAATTCACCCCCGAACTGATAAACAAATCTGAACGGAGCAGCACAGCTCACAGTATGACATCACGCTCCGTGACATGACATCACAAACAGAGATATAAACTCAGACTCACAGTGTGCGCGTTGTTGATCTTCTTGACGTCCCACTGCTGATCCCCAGTGAATGTGAGGAGGGAAATGGCTCCATCTGAGCTGCCACAGGCCAGAATCAGACCAAAGTCATAGGGACCCCAGCAGACCGAGTTCACTgtagacacacaaaaacacattcaaaacaacacattctgTTCCCGATGACTTTAAAGGATCCTGCTGACAAAGTCAACAGAGCAGACAAAGTGAGTAAACGCTAAAATAAGGCGGAGAACTGAGTAGACTTTAAacgatgaaataaaaaataatctctaCCGAGTAATCCTTCAGGTATTTTCAATAGACAAACATCTCTCCTCGCCGGAGTTACGACGATCGATCTACCGACC encodes the following:
- the sec13 gene encoding protein SEC13 homolog yields the protein MVSVINTVDTSHEDMIHDAQMDYYGTRLATCSSDRTVKIFDVRNGGQILVADLRGHEGPVWQVAWAHPMFGNILASCSYDRKVIIWKEDNGSWDKMYEYTGHESSVNSVCWGPYDFGLILACGSSDGAISLLTFTGDQQWDVKKINNAHTIGCNAVSWAPAVVPGSLIDQPSGQKPNYVKRFVSGGCDNLVKLWKEEDGQWKEDQKLEAHSDWVRDVGWAPSIGLPTSTIASCSQDGRVFIWTCDDPAGNTWTAKLLHKFNDVVWHVSWSITGNILAVSGGDNKVTLWKESMDGQWACISDVSKGQGAVSTITDTQQNEQ